The DNA window TCCATCGTGGAACACCCTCACCGCCGACGAGAAGCAATTGACCATGCGGGTATTCACCGGCCTGACGCTGCTGGACACCATCCAGGGCACCGTCGGCGCGGTGAGCCTGATCCCGGATGCCCTGACGCCGCACGAGGAGGCGGTGCTCACCAATATCGCGTTCATGGAATCGGTGCACGCCAAGAGCTACAGCTCGATCTTCTCCACGCTGTGCTCCACCCGCGAGATCGATGACGCGTTCCGCTGGTCGGAGGAGAACCGCAATCTGCAGCGCAAGGCCGAGATCGTGCTGGAGTACTACCACGGCGACGATCCGCTCAAGCGCAAGGTGGCCTCCACACTGCTGGAGAGCTTCCTGTTCTACTCCGGGTTCTACCTGCCGATGTACTGGTCCTCGCGGGCCAAGCTCACCAACACCGCCGACCTGATCCGCCTGATCATCCGCGACGAGGCGGTGCACGGCTACTACATCGGCTACAAGTACCAGAAGGGTCTGGAGCTGCTCGGCCAGGCCGAACGCGAGGACCTCAAGAACTACACCTTCGAGCTGCTCTTCGAGCTCTACGACAACGAGGTCGAATACACCCAGGACCTCTACGACGAGGTCGGCCTCACCGAGGACGTCAAGAAGTTCCTGCGCTACAACGCCAACAAGGCCCTGATGAACCTCGGCTACGAGGGGCTGTTCCCCAAGGACGAAACCGACGTCAACCCGGCCATCCTGTCCGCCCTCTCCCCCAACGCCGACGAAAACCACGACTTCTTCTCGGGTTCGGGCTCCAGCTACGTCATCGGCAAGGCCGTCAACACCGAAGACGAAGACTGGGAATTCTGACGCAAGCTTCTACTACGAAGTCCGGCTCGACCTGCTGGCCGAGCCGGACTTTTCATGTCTCGATTTACCTGTTCCCGTTGGGATTCCGCAAAATCTGCAGAATTTGAGCGACGTCCGACTTCAGAGTGCCGACATCGGACTCCAACGACCCCAGGCGGCCACCCATCGAATCCAGGCGACCATCCATCGAATCCAGGCGGCCACCCATCGAATCCAGGCGACCATCCATGACGTCTTGACGAGACGCCATGTTGTTGATGTCGACACTCATCGAGATCAGCCGCGACGCAACCGATCGACCATCCAAATCGCCGATGCTGACACGGACGTCGTCCACGCTGGTATGCAGCGCGGCCAGTTGCTCGTGGATTTGCGTCACCGTCACAGTATCGCGGGTGATCTGGTGATCGCGCCAGAGTTCCAGCTCGTGGACACGCTGCTCGAGTGACTTACCACTGCTGCTCATGAATCGAACCCACCCCTTCGTTAGCTACAACATCGAAAGCATGTTCGACCATAGCGGTTAGCTCTGGCGAAGTCTGCACCTTTGTATTCGCAATGGCGGACACGCCGGAAGGCGCGCGGAAGAGGGTCTGCGTCAGATACCGAGAACCAGCTTCGCGGTGGTGAAGTAGATGATGAGGCCGGTGGCGTCCACCAGAGTGGTCACCATGGGTGCCGAGACGACCGCGGGGTCGATGCGGAAACGCTTGGCCAACAACGGCATCATGCCGCCGATGGTCGCCGCCCAACCGCAGATCAGCACCAGGGTGATACCGACAACCAGGGCGGTGCCGGGATCGACGAACAACGCGCCGATGATGACACCCGCGGTGGCGAGCATGGTGCCGAGCACCAGCCCGACGCGGCATTCGCGCCAGATCACCTTGAACAGGTCGGAGCCGCGAACCTCGCCGACGGCCAGCGCGCGCACACAAGCCGTGGCCGCTTGGGCGCCCGCATTGCCGCCCGCGCCGATGAGCAGCGGGATGAACAGCGCCAGATGTGCCGCCTGCTGCAGGGTGCCCTCGAAGAAATCGGTCACGCTCACGGTCAGGGTCGCCGCGAAGAGCAACAGCAGCAACCACAGTGCGCGATAGCGGGCCAGCTGCAACACCTTTGCGGCCATGTAGTGGCCCTCCCACGGCGCGGAGCCCGCCTGCTTGGCGACATCCTCGCTGTCGGCGGCCTCGATGACCTCGACGGCGTCATCGATGGTGAGCAGCCCGACCAGCCGGTCCTCGCTGTCGACGACCGGCAGGTTGATGTCGTTGGTCTCGCGCATCAGCCGGGCGGCCTTCTCGGCCGAGTCGGTGGCGCGCGCGAACGTCGGTTCGGTGACGACGAGTTCGGAGACCATGGTGTCCGGGCTGCTCAGCACCAGTTCGCGCAGTTCGACGATGCCGGTGAGGCGGCGACCGGCATCGACCACCGGCAGCGTGTACACGGTTTCGGCGTTGGTGCCCTTGGCCCGCACCGTCTGCAGGGCATCGGCGACGGTCAGATTCCGTGGCAGCGCAACGACTTCCGGGGTCATGTACAGCCCGACCGAGCCCTCCGGGTAGCCGAGCAGCGCTGCGGTCATCCGCCGTTCGCGTGGGCTCAGTCCGGCCAGCACCTTCTTGGCGACCTTGGCGGGCGCCTCACGCAGCATCCTGGCCCGGTCGTCGGGCGCCATGCCTTCGACCAGGTCACGGAAGCTCTGGTCGCGCAGACCCTGCAGGATCTGCTGCTGATCCACCGGTTCGAGCTCTTCGAAGACGGCCAGCGCCAGGTCCTTGTCGAGCAACCGGAAGGCCAGACCGGCCTGCACGGCGTCCATCCGGCCGAGTTCGTCGGCGATGACGTGCGGCGGGTGATTGTCGAGCCAGTCCAGCGCGGCATCGACACGATGGGTTTCCGCGATGTCCTGCAGGGATGCGGACAGCGTCGGGCGTACTTCGATGAGATCGGTCTGCGACATGGGAGGTCCTCAGCACATAACGGCGAGTAAGCGAGTGAATCGAAGGACACGAAGTCACACCGCGGGCACCGACCCCCATGACCGAACTACTGCCGGAAGCTACTGTTCCGCGTCGGTATTACGAAGGGCGGCGCCGCGCGGCCTTCGACTGGGAGGTTCGCTGCGCATGGCAACCCCACCTCCTCATCGCCGCTGCCTGGCTGTCGCCATCGCAGATGTCCCAGATGCGCCACCAGACGCAAAGCTTCCGGTTGAAGGATACATGTGCCCGGGTGAACGTTCACCGTCGAATCGCGTAAATCCCGGGACCAACCCGCCGAACCTGAGCAGGGCCACACTGGCGCAGGTCAGGAAGCGAATGTCGCCGCGACGGCGCGTTCCACCTCGGGCCAGTTCGGCGTCCGAAATCCACCCCGAGCCGAGGCTGTCCATAACTATTCATCACTATCGGCTCCAGCTTGACCCGAATCGTCCTCCGACGCCACCGAATAAACGCCGACTGGCGGACATACGGCAGCTCGAGCACACTGGATGACGCGCTGGCTTCGATAGTTGTGCGCACGCGGCGCGGAACTGTTGCCCGCGTGGTGTGCGGCCGGAACAGTGGAGCAGTTGCCGCTAGGTTCGAGGAAACACACGAAGGAGATATCTGTGCGGTTCGGCATCTTCATTCCGCAAGGTTGGCGGCTAGATCTGGTCGGTATCGAACCGGCGGCGCAGTGGGGGGTCATGCGCGATCTCGCCCAGCGGATCGACAGTGGCGATCTCTGGGAGTCGATCTGGGTCTACGACCACTTCCACACGGTGCCGGTGCCGACCGAGGAGGCGACGCACGAGGCGTGGACATTGATGGCGGCGTTCGCGGCCAGCACCTCGCGGGTGCGGTTGGGGCAGATGTGTACCGCGATGAGCTACCGCAATCCGGCCTACCTGGCAAAGGTCGCGGCGACCACGGATCTGATCTCCGGCGGCCGGGTCGAGATGGGCATCGGCGGCGGCTGGTACGAACACGAGTGGCGCGCTTACGGCTACGGCTTCCCATCGGCCGGTGAGCGACTGGGCCGCCTGGACGAGGGCGTGCAGATCTTCAAGCAGGCCTGGACCGACGGCAAGGCCACCCTGGACGGCAAGTACTACCAGGTCGACGGCGCCATCGTGCGCCCGCTTCCGTTGCAGGACGGCGGAATTCCGCTGTGGATCGCGGGCGGCGGCGAGAAGAAGACGCTGCGGATCGCGGCGAAGTACGCGAATTACACCAACTTCAGCGGTGATCCGGAGGAGTTCACGCGCAAGTCCGAGATCCTGCGCGCGCACTGCGCCGATCTCGGTACCGATTTCGACGCCATCGTGCGCTCCTCGAACTTCAACGTGGTCATCGCGGCCACGGAAGCCGAAGTGCAAGAACGCCTTTCGGCATTGCAGGCGCAGCTGGCGGCCGTCATCGGCGAGGACAAGGCCAAGTCCTTCGTCGACGGCATGTTGCGCACCTCCGCCGCGGTCGGCACCCCCGAGCAGGTCATCGAAAACCTCACCAAGGTCCGCGATCTCGGCCTCGGCTACGCCATCTTCAACTTCCCCGAGGCCGCCTACGACACCTCCGGCATCGAACTCTTCGAGCGCGAAGTGGCACCTGCTCTGCGCTGATCTTCACCCGCGGCGAATGGGACGCCTTGCTCGCCGGGGCGATCGACGGCGAGTTCGACCGTTGCCGATCGCGATCACACCGAGAGCGACCAGCGCCACCGGAATCCCCAGGCGGGGCCGGTGGCGTTGTCCCCCGGGCGGACTGCCCCCGATCCTGCAATACGGATCCGCCCGCCCGCCCGGCGAGTACTCGCCCCAGTCGACCGCGAGCACTGTCCGCGGACTGTCGGTGCCGATCATCGTCTACTCCAGTTCCCGCGGTACCGCGGGCAGCACGCGCGACCGAGCGTTGCTGGCCGGCGCGACGTTGGTCACGGGATCCACCACCGATCTCACCGCGGAACTGGCCATCCTCGGCCTGCTCCCCCAGTGACAGCCGAAAACACACGGCGACATACGAAAAGGGTGACCTTCCGATCAACGGAGGCCACCCCTTTTCGCGTAAACGTCTACAGCATGCAGGACACGCAACCCTCGACTTCGGTGCCCTCGAGCGCCATCTGGCGCAACCGGATGTAGTAGAGCGTCTTGATGCCCTTGCGCCACGCGTAGATCTGCGCGCGGTTCAGGTCGCGGGTGGTGGCCGTGTCCTTGAAGAACAGCGTCAGCGACAGGCCCTGGTCCACGTGCTGGGTGGCCGCGGCGTAGGTGTCGATGATCTTCTCGTAGCCGATTTCGTAGGCGTCGTCGTAGTACTCGAGGTTGTCGTTGTCGAGGTAGGGCGCCGGGTAGTAGACGCGGCCGATCTTGCCTTCCTTGCGGATCTCGATCTTCGAGGCCACCGGGTGGATGGAGCTGGTGGAGTGGTTGATGTAGGAGATCGAACCGGTCGGCGGCACGGCCTGCAGATTCTGGTTGTAGATGCCGTGCTCCATGACCGAGGCCTTCAGCTCGAGCCAATCGGCCTGGGTCGGAATGTGCACGCCCGCATCGGCGAACAGCTGCGCGGCCCGCTCGGTCTTGGGCTCCCACACCTGCTCGGTGTACTTGTCGAAGTACTCACCGGAGGCGTACTTGGATTCGGGGAAACCGCCGAAGTAGCTGCCGCGCTCCTTCGCGATCAGGTTCGAGGCCCGAATCGCGTGGTACACCACGGTATAGAAGTAGATATTGGTGAAATCGATGCCCTCATCGGACCCGTAGTGCACCCGCTCGCGCGCCAGATACCCGTGCAGGTTCATCTGGCCGAGCCCGATCGCGTGGGATTCGTTGTTGCCCTGCTCGATCGAGGGCACCGAGTAGATGTGCGTCTGATCCGAGACCGCGGTCAGCGCGCGGATCGCCACCTC is part of the Nocardia sp. NBC_00565 genome and encodes:
- the nrdF gene encoding class 1b ribonucleoside-diphosphate reductase subunit beta is translated as MKLIDRVSAINWNRVPDEKDAEVWDRLTGNFWLPEKVPVSNDIPSWNTLTADEKQLTMRVFTGLTLLDTIQGTVGAVSLIPDALTPHEEAVLTNIAFMESVHAKSYSSIFSTLCSTREIDDAFRWSEENRNLQRKAEIVLEYYHGDDPLKRKVASTLLESFLFYSGFYLPMYWSSRAKLTNTADLIRLIIRDEAVHGYYIGYKYQKGLELLGQAEREDLKNYTFELLFELYDNEVEYTQDLYDEVGLTEDVKKFLRYNANKALMNLGYEGLFPKDETDVNPAILSALSPNADENHDFFSGSGSSYVIGKAVNTEDEDWEF
- a CDS encoding LLM class F420-dependent oxidoreductase, with product MRFGIFIPQGWRLDLVGIEPAAQWGVMRDLAQRIDSGDLWESIWVYDHFHTVPVPTEEATHEAWTLMAAFAASTSRVRLGQMCTAMSYRNPAYLAKVAATTDLISGGRVEMGIGGGWYEHEWRAYGYGFPSAGERLGRLDEGVQIFKQAWTDGKATLDGKYYQVDGAIVRPLPLQDGGIPLWIAGGGEKKTLRIAAKYANYTNFSGDPEEFTRKSEILRAHCADLGTDFDAIVRSSNFNVVIAATEAEVQERLSALQAQLAAVIGEDKAKSFVDGMLRTSAAVGTPEQVIENLTKVRDLGLGYAIFNFPEAAYDTSGIELFEREVAPALR
- the mgtE gene encoding magnesium transporter produces the protein MSQTDLIEVRPTLSASLQDIAETHRVDAALDWLDNHPPHVIADELGRMDAVQAGLAFRLLDKDLALAVFEELEPVDQQQILQGLRDQSFRDLVEGMAPDDRARMLREAPAKVAKKVLAGLSPRERRMTAALLGYPEGSVGLYMTPEVVALPRNLTVADALQTVRAKGTNAETVYTLPVVDAGRRLTGIVELRELVLSSPDTMVSELVVTEPTFARATDSAEKAARLMRETNDINLPVVDSEDRLVGLLTIDDAVEVIEAADSEDVAKQAGSAPWEGHYMAAKVLQLARYRALWLLLLLFAATLTVSVTDFFEGTLQQAAHLALFIPLLIGAGGNAGAQAATACVRALAVGEVRGSDLFKVIWRECRVGLVLGTMLATAGVIIGALFVDPGTALVVGITLVLICGWAATIGGMMPLLAKRFRIDPAVVSAPMVTTLVDATGLIIYFTTAKLVLGI